One Poecilia reticulata strain Guanapo linkage group LG19, Guppy_female_1.0+MT, whole genome shotgun sequence genomic window carries:
- the wbp2 gene encoding WW domain-binding protein 2: protein MTLNQNHSESGGVIINNSESVLMSHDNVELVFCDADRLPEPFRKSKKGSVYLTPYRVIFLAKGRDALQSFMMPFYLMKGCEIKQPVLGANYIKGTVSAESGGGWEGSATFKLVFAAGGAIEFGQFMLQAAAQASKGQPLTPSFGGCPFLANGGYAFPPPPANGMYPQGPPPGYSYPNPPPPGAFYPSPPAFDASASYVPPPPYSAPLGQQPPRDPDLPSSAAAEAKAAEAAASASCATLPPTHVYLPQDKPPPYSPPEDKKNQ, encoded by the exons ATGACTTTGAACCAGAACCACTCAGAGTCTGGTGGAGTCATCATCAACAACAGTGAGAG CGTGTTGATGTCCCATGATAACGTGGAGCTCGTCTTCTGCGATGCGGATCGTCTACCTGAGCCgttcagaaagagcaaaaaggGCAGCGTCTACTTGACACCGTACAGG GTGATCTTCCTGGCTAAAGGACGCGACGCTCTGCAGTCCTTCATGATGCCGTTCTACCTGATGAAGGGCTGCGAGATCAAACAGCCGGTTCTGGGCGCCAATTACATCAAGGGCACCGTGAGCGCCGAGTCCGGAG GTGGATGGGAAGGAAGCGCCACGTTCAAGCTGGTCTTCGCCGCCGGCGGAGCCATAGAGTTTGGCCAGTTCATGCTGCAGGCAGCAGCTCAGG CGTCTAAGGGCCAGCCGCTGACTCCTAGCTTCGGTGGCTGCCCTTTCCTGGCTAATGGAGGCTACGCTTTCCCTCCTCCCCCAGCTAACGGAATGTACCCTCAGGGACCTCCACCCGGCTACTCCTACCCTAACCCCCCACCTCCAG GGGCATTCTACCCAAGTCCTCCAGCTTTCGATGCGTCTGCCAGCTACGTACCGCCCCCTCCTTACTCTGCCCCTCTGGGTCAGCAGCCACCACGTGACCCAGACTTGCCCTCCTCAGCAGCAG CGGAGGCCAAGGCAGCGGAAGCGGCGGCGAGCGCCAGCTGTGCCACTCTGCCTCCTACGCACGTGTACCTGCCGCAG gacAAGCCCCCGCCTTACTCCCCTCCAGAGGACAAGAAGAACCAGTAG